A genomic window from Polaribacter gangjinensis includes:
- a CDS encoding rhodanese-like domain-containing protein, whose amino-acid sequence MSAQIKEYLEKNAVILDVRTQEEWNDGHIDGAKHIVLNLVPVKMDEIKSWKKPVIAVCRSGARSGQATQFLQQHGIDIINGGPWQNVDQYIGK is encoded by the coding sequence ATGAGTGCACAAATTAAAGAGTATTTAGAAAAAAATGCGGTAATTCTTGATGTAAGAACTCAAGAAGAATGGAATGATGGTCATATTGATGGCGCAAAACACATTGTTTTGAATTTAGTTCCTGTAAAAATGGATGAAATAAAATCTTGGAAAAAACCAGTTATTGCTGTTTGTAGAAGTGGGGCAAGAAGTGGACAAGCAACACAATTTTTACAACAACATGGGATTGATATTATTAATGGTGGTCCTTGGCAAAATGTTGATCAATATATTGGGAAATAG